A single Nicotiana tabacum cultivar K326 chromosome 5, ASM71507v2, whole genome shotgun sequence DNA region contains:
- the LOC107774576 gene encoding aspartic proteinase CDR1-like, translating into MKMNTKASTLFSTLVLLAFFHLSLVSCRKIKGNHGGNGFTLDLIHRDSPLSPFYNPSNRLRNAFHRSFSRASFFKKNSFASATDTIQSDIFPIPGEYLMKISIGTPPVEIVAIADTGSDLTWTQCMPCANCFQQTTPIFDSKQSSTYKTVGCNAEECTSLGTSSCVRGNICEYQMSYGDQSQTIGDLAFDKFTFPSTSGNNVSIPNVVFGCGHDNNGTFNNYTSGIIGLGGGEVSIINQLDKQINGKFSYCLIPIPLQSSNSNATSHINFGDSATVSGPNVVSTPLIKKEPSTFYYLNLEDISVGDKIVDFKSPNITSSGPGDDGQGNIIIDSGTTLTLLPSEFYSSLESTLVDSINATRRDDPSGTFDLCYESENGTIDAPKIVAHFTDADLELSPSSTFAEVEEGLVCLTIVPAEEVAIFGNLAQANFLIGYDLVANKISFQPTDCTKY; encoded by the coding sequence ATGAAGATGAATACTAAAGCTAGCACTCTCTTTTCTACATTAGTCTTATTAGCTTTTTTTCACCTTTCTTTGGTTTCTTGTCGCAAAATAAAAGGCAACCATGGTGGAAACGGCTTCACTCTTGATCTTATCCATCGTGATTCTCCTCTTTCGCCTTTCTACAACCCATCAAACCGCCTTCGAAACGCCTTCCATCGATCATTTTCTCGGGCTTCCTTCTTCAAGAAAAATTCCTTTGCTAGTGCTACTGACACAATCCAATCGGATATTTTTCCAATTCCAGGAGAATACCTCATGAAAATCTCTATTGGAACTCCACCAGTTGAAATTGTAGCCATAGCTGACACTGGTAGTGATTTAACATGGACACAATGTATGCCTTGCGCTAATTGTTTCCAACAAACAACCCCTATTTTTGATTCCAAACAAAGCTCTACTTATAAAACTGTGGGGTGTAACGCTGAAGAATGTACATCACTAGGGACTTCTTCTTGTGTGAGAGGAAATATTTGTGAATATCAAATGAGTTATGGTGACCAATCACAAACTATTGGTGATCTTGCTTTTGACAAATTTACATTTCCTTCTACTTCTGGAAATAATGTTTCCATTCCTAATGTTGTGTTTGGTTGCGGTCATGACAATAATGGCACGTTCAATAATTATACTTCTGGTATTATTGGATTAGGTGGTGGTGAAGTCTCAATTATCAACCAATTGGATAAACAAATTAATGGGAAATTCTCTTATTGTTTAATCCCAATTCCATTGCAATCATCAAATTCCAATGCCACAAGTCACATCAACTTTGGCGATAGTGCCACTGTGTCTGGCCCTAATGTCGTTTCAACTCCCTTGATAAAAAAGGAACCGTCTACATTCTACTATCTAAATTTGGAAGATATTAGCGTTGGAGATAAGATAGTGGATTTCAAATCTCCTAATATTACTTCTTCTGGTCCTGGTGATGACGGTCAAGGAAACATTATAATTGATTCTGGTACGACATTAACGTTGCTGCCTAGTGAATTTTACTCGAGTTTGGAATCAACGTTAGTGGATTCGATCAATGCTACGAGGAGGGATGACCCTTCTGGCACTTTTGATCTCTGTTACGAGTCTGAGAATGGTACTATCGATGCTCCCAAGATTGTCGCGCATTTTACAGATGCAGATTTAGAGTTGTCGCCTTCGAGCACATTTGCAGAAGTGGAGGAAGGTTTGGTTTGTCTTACGATAGTGCCAGCTGAGGAAGTTGCTATATTTGGAAACTTGGCTCAGGCCAATTTCCTAATTGGATATGATCTTGTGGCCAACAAAATCTCCTTCCAGCCTACAGATTGCACTAAGTACTAA